One window of the Macaca thibetana thibetana isolate TM-01 chromosome 1, ASM2454274v1, whole genome shotgun sequence genome contains the following:
- the HENMT1 gene encoding small RNA 2'-O-methyltransferase, which yields MEENNLQCSSVVDGNFEEVPRETAIQFKPPLYRQRYQFVKNLVDQHEPKKVADLGCGDTSLLRLLKVNPSIELLVGVDINEDKLRWRGDSLAPFMGDFLKPRDLNLTIILYHGSVVERDSRLLGFDLITCIELIEHLDSGDLARFPEVVFGYLSPSMIVISTPNSEFNPLFPSVTLRDSDHKFEWTRMEFQTWALYVANRYDYSVEFTGVGEPPAGAENVGYCTQIGIFQKNGGRATEACVSEQHDQHVYKAVFTTSYPSLQQERFFKLVLVNEVSQQVESLRVSHLPRRKEQDGEQGDKPKDIGGSKAPVPCFGPVFTEVEKAKIENSPKPFCVGDKFFVPLQRLLAYPRLNRLCANEEMMRSVIADSIPLSSDGSAVVTDLCNYFDEQFEF from the exons atggaagaaaataatctaCAG TGCAGTAGTGTGGTTGACGGTAATTTTGAAGAAGTTCCCAGGGAGACGGCAATTCAGTTTAAACCTCCACTATACAGACAGCGGTACCAGTTCGTTAAAAATTTAGTGGATCAACATGAGCCTAAGAAG GTTGCAGACCTGGGATGTGGTGATACTTCACTCTTAAGGCTGCTAAAAGTCAATCCATCCATTGAATTGCTTGTTGGAGTAGATATTAATGAGGATAAATTACGATGGAGAGG GGATTCGTTAGCTCCTTTCATGGGGGATTTTCTGAAACCTCGGGATCTGAATTTGACCATCATATTGTATCATGGCTCGGTCGTGGAGAGAGACTCTCGTTTGCTTGGATTTGACTTGATAACGTGTATTGAATT AATAGAACATTTGGATTCAGGTGATCTGGCCAGATTTCCTGAAGTGGTATTTGGGTACCTGTCTCCATCCATGATTGTCATCAGCACACCAAACTCTGAATTCAATCCCCTGTTTCCATCAGTGACTTTAAGAGATTCGGATCATAAATTTGAGTGGACCAGAATGGAGTTTCAGACCTG GGCTTTATATGTGGCAAATCGCTATGATTACTCTGTGGAGTTTACTGGTGTTGGGGAACCACCAGCTGGAGCTGAAAATGTTGGATACTGTACCCAGATAGGAATCTTCCAGAAAAACGGAGGAAGGGCAACAGAAGCATGTGTTTCAGAGCAGCATGATCAGCATGTTTATAAAGCT GTTTTTACCACCTCATACCCGAGCTTACAGCAGGAAAGATTCTTTAAACTTGTGTTGGTTAATGAGGTATCCCAACAAGTGGAAAGCTTAAGAGTGAGCCACCTGCCAAGGCGGAAAGAACAGGATGGGGAACAGGGTGATAAGCCCAAAGACATTGGCGGCTCAAAGGCCCCTGTCCCATGCTTTGGACCAGTCTTCACAGAGGTTGAGAAGGCCAAGATCGAGAACTCTCCCAAACCCTTCTGTGTTGGAGATAAATTTTTCGTACCTCTGCAGAGACTCCTTGCTTATCCCAGGTTGAACCGCTTATGTGCTAATGAAGAGATGATGAGATCCGTCATTGCTGACTCAATTCCTCTGAGCAGTGATGGTTCTGCAGTGGTGACTGACCTGTGTAATTATTTTGATGAACAGTTTGAGTTTTGA